Proteins encoded in a region of the Haloglomus salinum genome:
- the hisA gene encoding 1-(5-phosphoribosyl)-5-[(5-phosphoribosylamino)methylideneamino]imidazole-4-carboxamide isomerase, with product MFDSFEVVPAVDVQDGQVVQLVGGERGTGRTYGDPVEAAGDWEDEGARTLHLVDLDGAFEGERANAGAIERVVAATNADVQVGGGIRTAADAFSLLEGGVDRVILGTAAVENPDVVSTITDRFPEGVLVSLDSRGGEVVVSGWTEGTGLDPAEAAARFVDAGAAGILFTDVDVEGQMEGVRGEEVRRVVEAVDAPVIASGGVATVEDVRTVHDAGAAAVVVGTALYEGAFTLAEASAAVE from the coding sequence ATGTTCGACTCGTTCGAGGTCGTGCCGGCGGTGGACGTACAGGACGGGCAGGTCGTCCAGCTCGTGGGCGGCGAGCGTGGAACCGGGCGCACCTACGGCGACCCGGTCGAGGCCGCGGGGGACTGGGAGGACGAGGGGGCTCGAACGCTCCACCTCGTCGACCTCGACGGGGCGTTCGAGGGTGAGCGCGCGAACGCGGGCGCCATCGAGCGCGTGGTCGCAGCCACGAACGCGGACGTGCAGGTCGGCGGCGGCATCCGGACCGCTGCCGACGCCTTCTCGCTGCTCGAGGGCGGCGTCGACCGGGTCATCCTCGGCACGGCGGCCGTCGAGAACCCGGATGTCGTCTCCACCATCACCGACCGCTTCCCGGAGGGCGTCCTCGTCAGCCTCGACAGCAGGGGCGGGGAGGTCGTCGTCTCCGGCTGGACGGAGGGGACGGGTCTCGACCCGGCCGAGGCCGCCGCGCGGTTCGTCGATGCCGGCGCGGCGGGCATCCTGTTCACCGACGTGGACGTCGAGGGACAGATGGAGGGTGTCCGCGGCGAGGAGGTCCGCCGCGTCGTCGAGGCCGTGGACGCTCCGGTCATCGCCAGCGGCGGCGTCGCGACCGTCGAGGACGTCCGGACCGTTCACGACGCGGGGGCGGCGGCGGTCGTCGTCGGCACGGCGCTCTACGAGGGCGCGTTCACGCTCGCCGAGGCGAGCGCGGCCGTCGAGTGA
- a CDS encoding serine hydrolase domain-containing protein, with amino-acid sequence MPVVDGTAADGFGPVVDAFAENFRSRNELGAACTVYHEGECVVDIWGGYRDTAGEQPWAEHTMAMAFSGTKGMAATATAVALSRGLFALEDRIADHWPEFARHGKETITVQQLLRHRSGLATLDEPVTAAQLADHDELAEVLAAQKPDWGPGTRHGYHTFTLGWYTSELFRRTDGRTVGEFFADEVADPLDAEFHIGLPESVPDERVAELDPFGPVQLLRNAHRLSPRYLAALLNPRSLSNRAANCVAYDDPTDLTEPPLRSVEIPSANGIGTARGLAQVYDDLATGGDRLGIDEATYEELTTVPTPPSGGDRDLVVRIRNEYDMGYSKPYGEFTFGSSDAAFGTPGFGGTFGFADPDADLAFAYVPNRLGVHLVDDPREVAVREAVYDCLQ; translated from the coding sequence ATGCCGGTCGTCGACGGGACGGCCGCGGACGGGTTCGGACCGGTGGTGGACGCCTTCGCCGAGAACTTCCGGTCGCGGAACGAGCTCGGGGCCGCCTGTACCGTCTACCACGAGGGGGAGTGTGTCGTCGACATCTGGGGTGGCTACCGGGACACCGCTGGCGAGCAGCCCTGGGCGGAGCACACGATGGCGATGGCGTTCTCCGGGACGAAGGGGATGGCAGCGACGGCGACGGCGGTCGCGCTCTCGCGGGGACTGTTCGCCCTCGAGGACCGCATCGCCGACCACTGGCCCGAGTTCGCTCGGCACGGCAAGGAGACGATCACCGTCCAGCAGCTGCTGCGCCACCGGAGCGGGCTGGCGACGCTGGACGAGCCGGTGACCGCCGCGCAGCTGGCCGACCACGACGAACTCGCCGAGGTTCTGGCGGCCCAGAAACCCGACTGGGGCCCCGGGACCCGCCATGGCTACCACACGTTCACGCTGGGCTGGTACACGAGCGAGCTGTTCCGCCGGACGGACGGGCGGACCGTCGGCGAGTTCTTCGCGGACGAGGTCGCCGACCCGCTGGACGCCGAGTTCCACATCGGCCTGCCCGAGTCCGTCCCGGACGAGCGGGTGGCCGAGCTCGACCCCTTCGGCCCGGTCCAGCTCCTCCGGAACGCCCACCGGCTGTCGCCGCGCTACCTCGCGGCGTTGCTGAACCCGCGGTCGCTCAGCAACCGCGCCGCGAACTGCGTCGCCTACGACGACCCGACGGACCTGACGGAGCCGCCGCTCCGGTCGGTCGAGATCCCCTCGGCCAACGGCATCGGGACGGCCCGAGGGCTGGCCCAAGTCTACGACGACCTCGCGACCGGTGGTGACCGCCTCGGCATCGACGAGGCGACCTACGAGGAGCTGACGACGGTCCCGACGCCCCCGTCGGGTGGCGACCGGGACCTCGTCGTGCGGATCCGAAACGAGTACGACATGGGCTACTCGAAGCCGTACGGCGAGTTCACGTTCGGGAGCTCCGACGCGGCGTTCGGGACGCCCGGCTTCGGCGGCACGTTCGGCTTCGCCGACCCCGACGCCGACCTCGCCTTCGCGTACGTTCCGAACCGACTGGGCGTCCATCTCGTCGACGACCCCCGCGAGGTGGCCGTCCGGGAGGCCGTCTACGACTGTCTCCAGTGA